Proteins encoded in a region of the Pseudomonas sp. PDNC002 genome:
- a CDS encoding DUF1161 domain-containing protein: MKKFLIAVGVFALAGNVMAAGKPCEELKSEIEAKIKAKGVASFNLEIVDKGSAGGKQVVGTCEGGTKEIVYSK; the protein is encoded by the coding sequence ATGAAGAAGTTCCTGATCGCTGTGGGGGTTTTCGCCCTGGCCGGCAACGTAATGGCCGCCGGCAAGCCGTGCGAAGAGCTGAAATCGGAGATCGAGGCGAAGATCAAGGCCAAAGGCGTCGCCTCGTTCAACCTGGAGATCGTCGACAAGGGCAGCGCAGGCGGCAAGCAAGTCGTCGGCACCTGTGAAGGCGGCACCAAGGAAATCGTCTATTCGAAGTGA
- a CDS encoding sigma-70 family RNA polymerase sigma factor, which yields MTGSLSSKLGFFFSDHHRWLLQHVQRYLENRADSEDTAAEAFCQMLAARVDPQTIEQPRAYLSTIARRLIYDRHRRRRLERAYLDYLALQPEALEPSPEDRALMLEALLLVDRTLDGLPQVVRRAFLLSQLDGLGYAEIGRRLDVSERTVGRYMKQALRQIYLNELVP from the coding sequence GTGACCGGCTCACTTTCCAGCAAGCTGGGGTTCTTCTTCAGCGACCACCACCGCTGGCTGCTGCAGCACGTGCAGCGCTACCTGGAAAACCGCGCCGACAGCGAGGACACCGCCGCCGAGGCGTTCTGCCAGATGCTCGCCGCCCGCGTGGACCCGCAGACCATCGAGCAGCCGCGCGCCTACCTCTCCACCATCGCCCGCCGGCTGATCTACGACCGCCATCGGCGCCGCCGCCTGGAGCGCGCCTACCTGGATTACCTGGCCTTGCAGCCGGAAGCGCTGGAGCCCTCGCCGGAAGACCGCGCGCTGATGCTCGAAGCCTTGCTGCTGGTGGACCGCACCCTGGACGGCCTGCCGCAGGTGGTCCGCCGCGCCTTCCTGCTCAGCCAGCTCGACGGCCTGGGCTACGCCGAGATCGGCCGGCGCCTGGATGTCAGCGAACGCACCGTGGGCCGCTACATGAAGCAGGCGCTGCGGCAGATCTACCTCAACGAGCTGGTGCCATGA
- a CDS encoding DUF1254 domain-containing protein, with translation MNPTLTRRRLIGASGALGFGLALPNWLLAASASQASDPAMPQETTDQETVRQAWLYAYPMLMHYQTMQKQALDAKSPEYVGGFGVFRHYSELFTPKNRDIVTPNNDTPYSWAWLDLRAEPWVLSVPAVAEDRYYVHQLVDQYTFNFGYVGVLSTGREAGDYLIAGPDWKGKTPAGIRQVLRSETQIAMVLGRTGLRDANDLPAVRELQQQYRLRPLHEFAGSAAPAAAPAVQWLPWEFPRDLGPGFIPHLNQILAFCPVDPSEVELRKRFAQVGIGAGLTFNPAALSPAQRTALGAGIQQGVAELKAKVATLRSSAGLFGTRAAMHNDYLSRAAAAASGIYGNSVEEAIYFGTRSDISQQPLVGGQRYRLHFPADALPPAKEFWSITLYDLPDRQLVDNPIQRYCLSSRDHLVRDADGGVTLYIQADSPGKALEANWLPSTKQGPFNVILRIYGPEQQVVGGTWKMPGVERV, from the coding sequence ATGAACCCGACCCTGACCCGCCGCCGTCTCATCGGCGCCAGCGGTGCGCTCGGCTTCGGCCTGGCGCTTCCCAACTGGCTGCTCGCGGCTTCCGCATCCCAGGCGAGTGACCCTGCCATGCCCCAGGAAACAACCGACCAGGAAACCGTCCGCCAGGCGTGGCTCTACGCCTACCCGATGCTGATGCACTACCAGACGATGCAGAAGCAGGCGCTCGATGCGAAATCGCCGGAGTACGTCGGCGGCTTCGGCGTGTTCCGCCACTACAGCGAACTGTTCACGCCGAAGAACCGCGACATCGTCACGCCGAACAACGACACGCCCTACTCCTGGGCCTGGCTCGACCTGCGCGCCGAGCCCTGGGTGCTGAGCGTCCCGGCGGTGGCCGAGGACCGCTACTACGTGCACCAGCTCGTGGACCAGTACACCTTCAACTTCGGCTATGTGGGCGTGCTCAGCACCGGCCGCGAAGCCGGTGACTATCTGATCGCCGGGCCGGACTGGAAAGGCAAGACGCCCGCCGGCATCCGCCAGGTGCTGCGCAGCGAAACGCAGATCGCCATGGTCCTGGGCCGCACCGGCCTGCGCGATGCCAACGACTTGCCGGCCGTACGCGAATTGCAGCAGCAGTACCGATTGCGCCCGCTGCACGAGTTCGCCGGCAGCGCGGCACCAGCGGCCGCGCCGGCGGTGCAGTGGCTGCCGTGGGAATTTCCCCGCGACCTGGGACCGGGCTTTATCCCGCACCTGAACCAGATCCTCGCCTTCTGCCCGGTGGACCCGAGCGAGGTCGAACTGCGCAAGCGCTTCGCCCAGGTCGGCATCGGCGCCGGACTGACCTTCAACCCAGCCGCCCTCTCGCCCGCGCAACGCACGGCGCTGGGCGCCGGCATCCAGCAGGGCGTGGCGGAACTGAAGGCGAAGGTGGCGACGCTGCGTTCCTCCGCCGGCCTGTTCGGCACCCGCGCGGCGATGCACAACGACTACCTCAGCCGCGCCGCGGCGGCGGCCAGCGGCATCTATGGCAACAGCGTGGAGGAGGCGATCTACTTCGGCACGCGCAGCGACATCAGCCAGCAACCACTGGTGGGCGGCCAGCGTTACCGCCTGCACTTCCCGGCCGACGCGTTGCCGCCAGCGAAGGAATTCTGGTCGATCACCCTCTACGACCTGCCGGACCGGCAGCTGGTGGACAACCCGATCCAGCGCTACTGCCTGAGCAGCCGCGATCACCTTGTCCGCGACGCCGATGGCGGGGTGACGCTGTACATCCAGGCGGATTCTCCGGGCAAGGCGCTGGAGGCGAACTGGCTGCCGTCGACGAAGCAGGGGCCGTTCAACGTCATCCTGCGGATCTACGGGCCGGAGCAGCAGGTAGTGGGCGGGACGTGGAAGATGCCGGGGGTGGAGCGGGTCTGA
- a CDS encoding DUF1254 domain-containing protein, with product MRPWLPALALLPLLAGHAWAAGPTPQQARELASQAYLFAFATAEHGKTLQAIAAKLPVNYLYNKTALLGPEDRTVVSPNNDTLYSYALLDLREHPVVLDVPAVPQRYYSFQLIDMRTNNLDYIGTRATGRAAGSFLIAGPDWDGQVPEDFTGQVIRSPSRIVFLLGRTAVDGEADLDAAKAVMDGYKLRSTKPTLLPHKMDVPEYLPTKEGPAENAFIDFNGLSAWHAWTPEEQERLKQFAQIGVGTGKPFDAKQLPADIAQAVEQGAQDGREKILAATERFAAPVNGWQNSPTNIGHYGNDDLTRAAVAWRYIYANDPAEAMYPLTRVDATGQALDGSRAYSLHFAPGQLPPVDAFWSVTLYDGKTQMLAANPLNRYAINSASDLKKDADGGLTLTIQHAQPAGTDNWLPAPPGPFNLILRMYLPQEKALKGEYQPPAVQPVGTQPIATKE from the coding sequence ATGCGCCCATGGCTGCCCGCGCTCGCCCTTCTGCCCCTGCTCGCCGGCCACGCCTGGGCCGCCGGGCCGACTCCGCAACAAGCCCGCGAACTGGCCTCGCAGGCCTATCTGTTCGCCTTCGCCACCGCCGAGCACGGCAAGACCCTGCAGGCCATCGCCGCCAAGCTGCCGGTCAATTACCTGTACAACAAGACCGCGCTGCTCGGCCCGGAAGACCGCACCGTGGTCTCGCCGAACAACGACACGCTCTACTCCTACGCGCTGCTCGACCTGCGCGAGCACCCGGTGGTCCTCGACGTGCCGGCCGTGCCGCAGCGCTACTACAGCTTCCAGCTGATCGACATGCGCACCAACAACCTCGACTACATCGGCACCCGCGCCACCGGGCGCGCGGCGGGCAGTTTCCTGATCGCCGGTCCCGACTGGGATGGCCAGGTGCCCGAAGACTTCACGGGCCAGGTGATCCGTTCGCCCAGCCGCATCGTCTTCCTGCTCGGCCGCACCGCGGTCGATGGCGAAGCCGACCTCGACGCGGCGAAGGCCGTGATGGACGGCTACAAGCTGCGCAGCACCAAGCCGACACTGCTGCCGCACAAGATGGACGTGCCGGAATACCTGCCGACCAAGGAAGGCCCGGCGGAAAACGCCTTCATCGACTTCAACGGCCTGTCGGCCTGGCACGCCTGGACTCCGGAAGAACAGGAGCGGCTGAAGCAGTTCGCGCAGATCGGCGTGGGCACCGGCAAACCCTTCGACGCGAAGCAGCTGCCTGCGGACATCGCCCAGGCGGTGGAGCAGGGCGCCCAGGACGGCCGCGAGAAGATCCTCGCCGCCACCGAGCGCTTCGCCGCGCCGGTGAACGGCTGGCAGAATTCGCCGACCAATATCGGCCACTACGGCAACGACGACCTGACGCGCGCGGCGGTCGCCTGGAGGTACATCTACGCCAACGACCCCGCCGAGGCGATGTACCCGCTCACCCGCGTCGACGCTACCGGGCAGGCACTGGACGGCAGCCGCGCCTACAGCCTGCACTTCGCCCCCGGCCAGCTGCCGCCGGTGGATGCCTTCTGGTCCGTCACGCTCTACGACGGCAAGACCCAGATGCTCGCGGCGAACCCGCTCAACCGCTACGCCATCAACAGCGCCAGCGACCTGAAGAAGGACGCCGATGGCGGCCTGACCCTGACCATCCAGCATGCCCAGCCGGCCGGTACCGACAACTGGCTGCCGGCGCCGCCGGGGCCGTTCAACCTGATCCTGCGCATGTACCTGCCGCAGGAAAAAGCGCTCAAGGGCGAATACCAGCCGCCGGCCGTCCAGCCCGTCGGCACCCAGCCGATCGCCACCAAGGAGTAA
- a CDS encoding FecR family protein, with protein sequence MSDVQLDTAGEQAIDWMVRLRSGHADARLQRQLQAWLNSDPAHADAWARLQRGLGAPYDNLRRMPGAADLLLHQHSTRRQLLRSMAGLGLLGGGLWLTASSAPVRDLLADLRTGTGERRDFYLNDGSRLSLNAGSAVDLSFDANQRLILLRRGELVIQVAPDAQRPLIVRSAQGEARALGTRFLVSQEEHATRVVVLEHSVRVSLASLDEWRDLAEGDAALLDAGSIRPLRDQASRADWLRGQLSVTDEPLDAVVDALRPYLPGYVRVEPRARSLRVQGVFPLDRPEHALAALQETLPLEIRRFGPWLTLVSLREG encoded by the coding sequence ATGAGCGACGTACAGCTGGATACCGCTGGCGAGCAGGCCATCGACTGGATGGTGCGGCTGCGTTCGGGTCATGCCGATGCGCGGCTGCAACGCCAGCTGCAGGCCTGGCTGAACAGCGATCCAGCCCATGCCGACGCCTGGGCGCGGCTGCAACGCGGCCTGGGTGCGCCCTATGACAACCTGCGGCGCATGCCCGGCGCCGCCGACCTGCTGTTGCACCAGCACAGCACGCGGCGCCAGTTGCTACGCAGCATGGCCGGCCTCGGCCTGCTGGGTGGCGGGCTGTGGCTGACCGCCAGCAGCGCGCCGGTGCGTGACCTGCTTGCCGACCTGCGTACCGGTACGGGTGAGCGCCGCGATTTCTACCTGAACGATGGCAGCCGCCTGAGCCTGAATGCCGGCAGCGCCGTGGACCTTTCCTTCGATGCGAACCAGCGCCTGATCCTCCTGCGCCGGGGCGAACTGGTGATCCAGGTGGCGCCGGACGCGCAACGTCCGTTGATCGTCCGCAGCGCCCAGGGTGAGGCCCGCGCGCTGGGCACGCGCTTCCTGGTCAGCCAGGAAGAACACGCCACCCGCGTGGTGGTGCTGGAGCATTCAGTGAGGGTCAGCCTGGCGAGCCTGGACGAATGGCGCGACCTCGCAGAAGGCGATGCCGCGTTGCTCGACGCAGGCTCCATCCGCCCGCTGCGGGACCAGGCGTCCCGCGCCGACTGGCTGCGCGGTCAGCTCAGCGTCACCGACGAGCCGCTGGACGCCGTGGTCGATGCCTTGCGGCCGTACCTGCCCGGCTATGTCCGCGTCGAACCGCGTGCGCGCAGCCTGCGCGTGCAGGGAGTCTTCCCCCTGGACCGCCCCGAGCACGCCCTGGCCGCGCTGCAGGAAACCCTGCCGCTGGAGATTCGCCGCTTCGGCCCCTGGCTGACGCTGGTCAGCCTGCGCGAGGGCTGA
- a CDS encoding aminopeptidase: MPFRLLIPTLDRRLCRWVPCLAIWALSGCSTVGYYGQLANGQLRLLAAREPVAEVVADPSRDPALRQRLELSQEARDFASAELGLPDNQSYRLYADIHRPNVVWNVFATPELSLQPLTHCFPIAGCVAYRGYYGAEGAQAEANRLKGEGLDVYIGGVEAYSTLGWFNDPILSSMMRWGDQRLAETIFHELAHQKFYLPGDTAFNESYASFVEEEGGRRWRAARNLPDESPLLDEQRKRFTQLVLDTRERLHALYVSPRSDAEKRAGKAAEFERLRHDYAQMRDQDWGGKAPFDAWVNGPMNNAKLLPFGLYDQWVPAFATLFRQVGGNWPAFYARVEKLGALPADERKAALEKLKAGAFVSFR, from the coding sequence ATGCCCTTCCGCCTTCTTATCCCGACACTCGACCGCCGCCTGTGCCGCTGGGTTCCCTGCCTGGCCATCTGGGCGCTGAGCGGTTGTTCCACGGTGGGTTACTACGGCCAGTTGGCGAACGGCCAGTTGCGCCTGCTCGCCGCCCGCGAACCGGTGGCCGAGGTGGTCGCCGACCCGAGCCGCGACCCCGCGCTGCGCCAGCGTCTGGAGCTGTCCCAGGAGGCCCGTGACTTCGCCAGCGCCGAGCTGGGCCTGCCGGACAACCAGAGCTATCGCCTCTACGCCGATATCCACCGGCCCAACGTGGTGTGGAACGTCTTCGCCACGCCGGAGCTGTCACTGCAGCCGCTGACCCACTGCTTCCCCATTGCCGGTTGTGTGGCCTATCGCGGCTACTACGGCGCCGAGGGCGCGCAGGCCGAAGCCAACCGCCTGAAGGGCGAGGGACTGGACGTCTACATCGGCGGCGTCGAGGCCTACTCGACCCTGGGCTGGTTCAACGACCCGATCCTCAGCAGCATGATGCGCTGGGGCGACCAGCGCCTGGCGGAAACCATCTTCCACGAGCTGGCGCACCAGAAGTTCTACCTGCCCGGTGACACCGCCTTCAACGAATCCTACGCCTCGTTCGTCGAGGAAGAAGGTGGCCGCCGCTGGCGCGCTGCGCGGAACCTGCCGGATGAATCGCCGCTGCTGGATGAGCAGCGCAAGCGCTTCACGCAGTTGGTGCTCGATACCCGCGAGCGTTTGCACGCGCTGTACGTCAGCCCACGCAGTGACGCGGAAAAGCGCGCCGGCAAGGCCGCCGAGTTCGAGCGTCTGCGCCACGACTATGCACAGATGCGTGATCAGGATTGGGGCGGCAAGGCGCCGTTCGACGCCTGGGTCAACGGCCCGATGAACAACGCCAAGCTGCTGCCCTTCGGGCTGTATGACCAGTGGGTACCGGCGTTTGCGACGTTGTTCAGGCAGGTCGGCGGAAATTGGCCAGCGTTCTATGCGCGGGTGGAGAAGCTCGGGGCCCTGCCGGCGGATGAGCGCAAGGCGGCGTTGGAAAAGCTGAAGGCCGGGGCGTTCGTCAGCTTTCGGTGA
- a CDS encoding DUF1161 domain-containing protein produces MKWAVATGAALLLASGASWAAVKPCEELKAEIETKIQAAGVTSYTLEIVDKAEVKDPNMVVGTCDSGKRRIIYQKNDG; encoded by the coding sequence ATGAAGTGGGCCGTGGCGACCGGTGCGGCGCTCCTGCTGGCGAGCGGCGCGAGTTGGGCGGCAGTGAAGCCCTGCGAGGAGCTCAAGGCCGAGATCGAGACCAAGATCCAGGCCGCAGGCGTGACGTCCTATACCCTGGAGATCGTGGACAAGGCCGAGGTGAAGGACCCGAACATGGTGGTTGGCACCTGCGACAGCGGTAAACGGCGGATCATCTATCAGAAGAACGACGGCTGA
- a CDS encoding OsmC family protein gives MKKSASAHWQGGLKDGKGTISTESGALKEQPYGFNTRFEDKPGTNPEELIGAAHAGCFSMALSMMLGEEGLTAESIDTKAEVSLEKLTDGFTITAVHLTLKAKVPGTDAQTFQAIADKAKAGCPVSRVLNARITLDASLE, from the coding sequence ATGAAAAAATCGGCATCGGCTCACTGGCAGGGTGGCCTGAAGGATGGCAAGGGCACGATTTCCACTGAAAGTGGCGCGCTGAAGGAACAGCCCTACGGCTTCAACACGCGCTTCGAGGACAAGCCGGGTACCAACCCCGAGGAGCTGATCGGCGCGGCCCACGCCGGCTGCTTCTCCATGGCGCTGTCGATGATGCTGGGCGAGGAAGGCCTGACCGCCGAAAGCATCGACACGAAGGCCGAAGTCAGCCTGGAAAAACTCACCGATGGCTTCACCATCACTGCCGTGCACCTGACCCTGAAGGCCAAGGTGCCGGGCACCGATGCGCAGACCTTCCAGGCCATCGCCGACAAGGCCAAGGCCGGCTGCCCGGTCTCGCGGGTGCTCAATGCGCGCATCACCCTCGACGCCAGCCTCGAATGA
- a CDS encoding dodecin has protein sequence MSNHHTYKKIELVGSSRTSIEDAINNALAEAAKSIDFLEWFEVVDTRGHIENGAVGHYQVTIKVGFRIANS, from the coding sequence ATGTCGAATCACCACACCTACAAGAAGATCGAGCTGGTCGGCTCCTCGCGCACCAGCATCGAGGACGCGATCAACAACGCCCTGGCCGAAGCGGCCAAGAGCATCGATTTCCTGGAATGGTTCGAGGTGGTGGACACCCGTGGGCACATCGAGAACGGCGCGGTGGGCCACTACCAGGTGACCATCAAGGTCGGTTTCAGGATTGCCAACAGCTAG